AAGGAACATGCCCAAGCAAAGGCTTGTGGAGGAGACAGCCTAAGTGTTGCCTTCAGGAATTTCAGTGTGGGAGGGGATAAGGAAGAGCAGTTCCAGCAGGGGCCAGTCTGGGCAAAGGCTTGGTTCCCAGAGACAGAGACACTCTTCTCAGCTTCACAACTGCCATAAGGAGGAGTACTCCCGGTGTGTGGCTCAACTAAGGCAAAGGCCCAGAGGGAGGAAGGCTCAGGCATATGCAGCCCCCGAAGGGTATCAATGAAGAAAACCCAGGCAGAGTGCTTCGACTCTGCCTTGAGCCCCATCTCATCGCCCCAGGTCATGGGTGAGCCTGTACTGCGTGCTCAGCAAGGGGGAGCTGGGTTTCTACAAGGACGCCAAGGGCCCGGCATCCGGGGGCACACACGGCGGGGAGCCACTGCTCAGCCTGCACAAGGCCACCAGCGAGGTGGCTAGTGACTACAAGAAAAAGAAGCATGTCTTCAAGCTCCAGTGAGCCCCCTCAATGGGCGGGCGGGAGGTTTCCAGACCCAGCTTCCCCCTCCCAACAATACCGTGTTCCCCTGGAGGATAGTcggtagatgggtggatgggtgggctGGGCCCCTGGTCCTGGAGCCCCCAAGTCTTGTGTCCTCTCCCACAGGACCCAGGACGGCAGTGAGTTTTTGCTCCAGGCTAAAGATGAGGTGAGATCCGTTCCTTTCTCTCCCTATTCCAACCTCAGGAACtacctggctggctggctggctcctGGCCCTGAGTGATGGGGCTGTGAAGAGGGAAAGTGCAAGCCAGAGTTTACCTGGGCTGAATGGGCAAGCCCATGGCAATGAGAGTTCAGAAGTTCCTAgccaaactgtgggagatggagGATCAGAAGGGCTGCCTGGAGGCCCCAGGATAAAGTCCAACTTCTTTGCCTTGGCTTCTGAGATGAGACTGAAAAGTTAGGAGGGcattagctttaaaaaataaaaaaacaatgaaCTGCAAGTGCAAGGAAACAGAGGTACAGAATTGCAAAGGGTTAACTGTGCTGAAGGACAGTTCAAGGAAGAAATTTCTTAGAAAGGTTCCCTGAGGCTGGATCTCTTAAGGACACTGTGGGTCATTCAGAGAAGGCTAGCATTTATTCTAAGTACActagggagggacttccctggcagtcaagtggttagaactctgctttcactgctgagggctggctggggttcaatccctggtcagggagctaagatcccacaagctgaaaaaacagaacaacaaacaaaaaaacaattctAAGGGCATGAGGAATCCGTGGAAGAGTTTTGAGCAAGGGAAGGTTACAGTGCTGCCTAAGAAAGATCCCTTTGGCTACCAGTGTGCAGGGTGGATTGGAGAGGGCAAGAATGGAGGAGGGAAGCACGGGAGGTGGCCAAGGCAGGGACCTAGGTGGGAAAGCACAAGGCTGGACCAGGACAGGCCTGTGGGGAGGGGTTGAGGAGGTAGATGAGAGGGAGGAATGTGAGCGGACCTTGGGACTGGGGCTAAGGGGAAAGGTAAGGGAAGGAGGAGCAGGCACAGAGGTGGTTTGAAGAGATGTTAAAAATAGTAACACTTGATACCCATTCATGTTCCCAAGAAGCTATGAAGTAGGCCTTTATTCTCttttaattatctttaaaatggaagtaaaaatagttttccatcatagggttattgtgagaattaaataagttgATACAAGTAGAATACTTACTGAGCTGGGAAAATACAGTGTCTGCTGATATTATTGTTTCTTGTTGTTTTATCTCTCTAGTGGGAGTTAGATGTAATCCAATTGCATTGGATTAAGTGAGTTGATCCAtagaagtgcttagaacagtgtgtgtgtgttagtcactccgtcgtatccgactcttttgtaaccccatggactaactgccccctgccaggctgttctgtccatgaaattctccaggcaagaatattggagtgggttgccattcccttctccaggggatcttcccaacccaagggatcgaacccaggtctcctgcattgcagagggattctttactgtctgagccactaaggaagagCTAGGCACAAAATAGGTACTAAGTAACTAAGTAACTATTTACATCGTCATCAtcgttgttgttatttttattattaccccgtttaatagatgaggaagctgaggttcagagtgGGCAGTCAGATTCCAGACTCATATATTACTCAGTTTCCTCTCTTCCAAATATCGACTATGTGCCCTATTTCTCTCTCTAGGAGGAGATGAACGGCTGGCTGGAGGCTGTGGCCGCCTCAGTTGGTGAACACGCCGAAATCGCCCGCTGGGGCCAGACACAACCCACCACGTCGTCCACAGATGAGGGCAACCCCAAGCGGGAGGCAGGGGAGCGCAGGGCCAGCGGGCGCCGGAAGTGACTTCCCACCTTCTCGACCCTCCTCCCTGCACCGTGGGCACAAAGACACTTTCTCTTCCGCAGGGGCGGGAGCCCCTAGTCCCACCAACACTGAGGACGCGCCATGACTGGCACTGGAAAGGAGGAGACTTCTCCTGCACCCCAAGAAGTGGTGGGGGGATTGCTGCCCCTATAGCCATATCTCGGCCCCTTCCCgctcgccacccccaccccaggtgctGGGGCTCTATTATTTTTATGCAATAACTGAGCTTGGGGGGGCGGGGGACGGGTAAGGGGCCAGCTGAGCCAAGCCCCCTGCCCCACGAAGCTGGGGTGGTAGGGGCGATAATTCCCGTACCCCCCTCCGCCCTAGGGACGGGCATGGGGGCGCTGGTGAGGTCCCCTGGACCATCCAGGGTgctagggggtggggaggggacgccCCCTCCCCGCCTTTACCTCACTTCCAATGCTGCCTTGATCTCTGTCTGGGAAGGAGGCGTGAAAGGGGCCCTGGCCTCCGCACTCCGCTGTCTCAGAGCCATGCGGTAATTCCttagtttatttttgcaaaaCGTCGacctcctcctcccccgccccgcaTCCGCGAAGGCTTTTAATGGGAGGGGCGTCAAAGCTCAAAActgtcttcctctctcctcccccctcTAGTTGTAAATACGACATCGTGAGGGGAGGGGCGAGGGGAAGCCCTCCCCCCTGCATGCTTCTGGCTGGAGCACCTCCCTGGGGAGCGGGGGAACTGGGTTGTGGGCAGCCCCCGTGGCCACCTGGAGAAGCCGCTGGTGTCCAGGGGTGAGGAGAGGTGTGGCAGGCGCACACTCTATGTACCTATAATAAATCTTTTGGCTTTGACGGTCTATGCTGGTTTCTTCGCGTTTCATGGGCTGCGCCCAGGAGGATTGGGTGGAGCGACAGGAAGAAACTGTTTTACGGAGGACATTTAGATGTCCCTCTTGGTGTGGACTAATTTCGAGGTCTAAACTCGTGTTCCCGATTAAGCACCTAGATGCCACTCCTAAATTGGGAATCCCGGAGGGATGAGAAACGGTCTGCTATCCGTGGTAACTAAACTTCCCCAAAGGAGCCGCTCGGTCCGCCCCGTCCAGGACAGGAAAGGCGGGACCCTTTAAGGAGGCGGAGAAGAGAACTGCGATGGGCGAGCGTTTTGCCCAATCGCCAGCTGCTCTGGGAGTCTGAAGCCCAATGAGCacgcggtgggggcgggggcgggatgCACACCCGGAAGCGGGTGCAGGCCGGCCGGCTAGCCCGGGGGCCATGGCGGCCGCGGCCCCTGCAGTCGACGGGGTCCTCGGTCGAGGGCCTCCCGGAGAGGTGATTCATCTGAATGTGGGAGGCAAGAGGTGAGTGTAAGAGTTTCTTGAGTCATTACTCTCGGGGCCGGGGACCCGGCTGGGAATACCCGCCTCTCCCGCGGGGGGAATTCTGTCCATCAAGGATTGCTCCGCCCCCTGCTGGAGGCGCGGGAGCCTGGATggatgctgggggagggagggaagcttACCCGGTGCTGAGACTGGGGGCCGCATTCTTCATCCTCCATCATCTCGCGTCCGCTCACCGTCCCCGCACAGATTCAGTACCTCTCGCCAGACTCTCACCTGGATCCCAGACTccttcttctccaggtgattggGGAAGCGAGTTTAGCGTTGGGGACGGGAGGGTTGGGTATGGGGAGACCTCATCTCCCCGTCACACACACTCCGGCCCGTGACACCTCTGCGTCCCCTCCCTGCAGTCTTCTGAGCGGACGCATctcgacactgaaagatgagacCGGAGCTGTGAGTAGAGCGAGAGCTGAAACGGGGCGGCTGGTAGGAGGAGGGACAGGAGCCACACTCAGCCCCGCTCTTGGCCCCATCTAttctctgcctcccttccccGCAGATCTTCATCGACAGGGACCCCACCGTCTTCGCTCCCATCCTCAACTTCCTGCgcaccaaagagttggaccctaGGTGGGCATAGAAGATAATGGGGAGTCCCCCACGTCTTTACCCCTTGAGAAGTCTCTTCTTCCCCTCAGAATGTTCACTTAAGTTCTTTAGAATatccctccccaacacacacacacacagacacacacacacagacacacacacacacgttttcaCCACCCAGATCATTTCTTCTTTAGAATCTTGATACCATCCACATTTGCTACCTCTTGAGAGTCTGTGCAGTTTCAGAATCTTGGTCCTCAGAATTCTCTGCCCACTCCCACTCCCCAGACCCTGACACCTAGTCAATTCTACTACCCAGGGGTGTCCACGGTTCCAGTCTCCTCCATGAAGCCCAGTTCTATGGGCTGACTCCTCTGGGTAAGTGGGCCCACCCCCTTAGCATCCTCATAGAAAACTAGCCCTCTAATGATACCCTCTCTTTCTTCTCACTTCTGAAAGAAGGTGGGGTTAGAGCTGAGGGCACTGGATTTGGTGTCCTGAGTCTCAGGGGAGTGGTGGTATTCTGTGGAGAAGGAGATAGGGGAGGGGAAAAGGTTCTGCCTCAGCCTTCTCCAAGTCCCAGCCTGTGTGAGTCCTTCTGCCTCAGTTCGTCGTCTACAGCTTCTTGAAGAGTTGGATCGATCTTCTTGTGGAAACGTCCTCTTTACTGGTTACTTGCCTCCACCAGGTGGGAACTACTAAGGAATACAGGGTGGGGGGgttaaagactacatttcccataaGGCTGCAGCCCTTGCCTGCCTCAGCTGTGATCCCTGAGACACTATGGTAGTTGTAGTTCTACATCAGATGCTTTGACTAATGCTTGGAGAGGAAGTAGGAAACTGCATTTCCAGTGAGGCAATGGGCCAATCTCGTCCCCTTGAGGCTCAAGCTTGCCTTGGAGCCTGATGGAAGTTGTAGTCcagttttgatttccttgtagAGAGTCTTAGGGAGAACTGGTGTCctttgcatggaggggagaaatATTAAAGGAGAGTTATTGACTGTAATCCCCAAGGAGCAGCCAGTCCACTGGTCATGAAAAATATGCCCCAGTGGTTATTGGGAACTATAGTCTACTATGCTTTGCTGATTGGTAGAAGGTACAGAGTTGGGGAGTTCAGTTTATGACTTTATTTCCCTAACTTCAGTCAGTACCTGTCACCTTCATGAAGTTTGCCAAGTATGAAGACCTACTGTTCTCTTAGTTTGttcctgtatttttttattattattttaaatagaagcTTTATATCACTGCTTTTTATGCCATAAATAAGTGGATGTGAAATAATCCTTAAACATAACAGTGTAAGTAAACTCTGGGTAGATGCTGTTGCCTGCCAAGGGAACAGGCTTCCATTTCTTAAAAGGAAAGATTAACAAACATTGAAGGGGTATCATTATCATCACAGCCCCAAACTGATTCTTTGTGATGGGCTCAAAGGAACTGATAAGGGAGCAGCTCACTGTGATTCAGTGTCACTTAATGCCATGTCTCTGCACCACCAAAAATCTTTCTAGGAGACGATGCTACCTGTGTGGGAAAATCAGTATCTGGCATGTTTTAAGTGTTTGCTCTGTGACAGTTTTTACAGTCATTACAATGATTGTTGCTCTGCCCCTTCTTTCTGCCATAGTGTTCCCGGTGAAGCGGCGCAACCGGCACAGCCTGGTGGGGCCCCAGCAAGCAGGGGGCCGCCCAGCCCCTGTCCGACGGAGCAACACGATGCCCCCCAACCTGGGCAATGCAGGGCTGCTGGGCCGAATGCTGGATGAGaaatcccctccctccccatcaggTACATTTCTGTCTCATGGGAGATCGGGGTAGCCAGTGGGCCCTGTGACCCTGCCCTGATCCCTGCCTTTCCCCCTAAGGGCTACCCGAGGAGCCGGGGATGGTGCGCCTGGTGTGTGGACACCACAACTGGATTGCCGTGGCCTATACCCAGTTTCTTGTCTGCTATAGGTGCtcagggagggtggtgggaggaggcctTGAGCCCTGTTGATGCGGGTAGGGGATGCTCAGGGTGAAGGTTGGTGATGTCCCCCATTCCTCCAGGCTGAAGGAAGCCTCCGGCTGGCAGCTGGTATTCTCCAGTCCCCGCCTGGACTGGCCCATTGAGCGCCTGGCACTCACAGCCCGGGTGCTTGGTGGGGCCTTGGGAGAGCATGACAAGATGGTGGCAGTAGCCACAGGCAGCGAGATCCTGCTGTGGGCTCTGCAGCCAGAAGGCGGTGGCTCTGAGATAGGTAAGAGAgagagcctgggcttccctggtggctcagcggtaaagaatctgcctgcagtgcaggagacccggattcgatccttgggttgggaagatcccccagagaagggaagggcaacccactccagtattgttgcctggagaattttcatgaacagaggagcctggccggctacagtctgtggggtcccaaagagtcgggcacaactgagcaactaacactttcactttctctctgagATAGGTATGGCCCCAGGCTTTTTCTAGAACCCCTTCACCCTTTATAATTCTGCTCCAACCTGTGGTTTGTTAAAACAGCCACTCTACACAATTCTCATACCTGTAAGACTTTGTGTTGTTACGATGCGCCAACCCTTTGAAATTCTGTATCCCATTAGCATTCCTTGGTCTGGTAGAAAAATCCACCCACATACAGTTCTCTCCTCTGTCAGAATTCACGGCCCTGTTAGATCTCTTTGCTTTGGTCGAATTCTCCATGCCAGTAGAATCCCCAAACCTGTTAGAATCTGTTCCCATTAGAAGAAATCTGACTCCTAAGACTAATCTGTTCCCTGACCAATCTTAATCCTCGTGAGAATCCTCTGCCACCCGTAGGGTTTTTTGCCTTTGTTGAAAATCTCAGCTGAATTCCACACCCCCTTAGAGTCCCACACCCCAGCAGGAATCTAGCCCATCGTAATCCTCTGTAATTCCTGCTGGAATCCTCTAGTCTGTAAAGACTCTAAGACTGAATTGAATCCTCTGGCCCTCGGAGTTCTCCCTGCCACCCCACTTCTCCCACTGTGAGAGGGGGTCCTGGCCGAGCCCTTCTCACCCTCTGCAGGAGTCTTCCACCTGGGGGTGCCTGTGGAAGCCTTGTTCTTCGTTGGGAACCAGCTCATCGCCACAAGCCACACAGGGCGTATTGGCGTGTGGAACGCTGTCACCAAGCACTGGCAGGTCAGGGAGCTGGCCAGCCTGGCTGCCTCTTTCCCAGTCGTCTAGGCAAGCCAGACCCAAGGAGGGGTTCCTTTCTGGCCCACCTGACCAGGAAAGAACCAAAGAATCTGGTCGTGGGCCAGATGCAGTGTCAGGGTGAGGTGGGGTATGATAAAGGCCTAATGAGGATCTGGGAGGCTTTCCTGGAAGGCGGGCTGCTGAGCTGACATGAAGGATGGGTGGTGGCtttggaaaggaagagagggatcTTCAGGCACTGGGGTGGCCAAGCAGGTAAGGGGAGATGGTGTAGGAGGCTGAAACCAAGACATATGTGCAAACATCTGTCATTCTCTTTGCACTCACCCCAAGCTCTGTCCAGCATgtgaaatatgtgtgtgttcaacatatatatacacctacaGCGTTGTTTTCTAAAGTGTGAGTTTGGGTAAGAGAGATGGACaagcaaagaaagaagagagaaagaaacagaaatggagagaaataaatagaaacaggAAGTCAGAGGCAAGACAGAGAGCGAGAAAGAGGGTGGATGGAGAGAGCCCGGGACTAAATGATTGTGTTAGATGAAGGGACCACAGAGAGATAGATGGAGATGAATAAAGAAATGTCAGggataataaataaaagagaaaacaaccaaacaaaaaaaagaaatgtcagggAATTcactggaggtccagtggttaggactgtgctcTTTCAGTGCTCTggtccaagttcaatccctggttggggaactacgatcctgcaagctgcatggcctgaccaaaaaaaaaaaaaaaaagaagtgttggGATGTCAGAAGGACAAAGTCAAGGAGAGACTAATAGCGCCCAGCGAGAGTCATTCAGAGACAGACGTCAGGGACGCAGACTTGGGCCAGGCAAGGCTGGGAGGAGTGAGCCTAGAAACCCTGCCTGGTGGGTGGCGCTGGAACAGAGAAGCGAAGGCCACCGCAAGGGGTGCCACAGTGAGGGCCACCCTGGCCACAGCCCTCCCCGCCCGCAGGTCCAGGAGGTGCAACCCATCACCAGTTACGACGCTGCCGGCTCTTTCCTGCTCCTGGGCTGCAACAACGGCTCCATCTACTATGTGGGTGAGCAGCGGCCAGCACCCCAGCTATCCGAGAGCCTCCCTtcggaggtgggagaggaggggaaaggcTGGGCTACCTTGAACCAACCCGCTTATCCTCCGTGCCCCGCCCACCCCCGCCGCCCGCAGATGTGCAGAAATTCCCCCTGCGCATGAAGGACAACGACCTCCTGGTCAGCGAGCTCTACCGGGACCCGGCGGAGGACGGGGTCACAGCCCTGAGCGTCTACCTCACCCCCAAGACCAGTAAGCTATGGCTCAGCCTTGCCCCTCTGCCACGAGcagccagccccagccccagcccatggCAGTCTCCCCACCACTTGACACTTGTGTAGCATGGGCCAGTGAGATACATTGAGAGGGAGACACATTCGACTCATTCAGTCATTCCACAGTTACTAAGCACCACTTATATGTAAGCACTGCGCTAGGTGCTAGCCATGGCAGGCTTCTCCACCAAGGGCAAAGCTGACCTCTTGTAGctcttctttgtgtttctttctcatctctgtgATTAGGGCATGATGCTTGCACGCTACTAAAACAAAGAGGATGTGTGACTTGAGAATTCCCTAGCCCTCCAGTTGTTAGGACTTCGTGCTCTCACTGCAGAGAGTCTGGGTTCGagtcctggtcagagaactaaaatcccattaGCCTCAGGGTGTGGCCAAACTATACTgcccccatcaaaaaaaaaaaaaaaaatctgaaataaaaacaaaaagaggatGTGTGTCTTACACGGGGTGAAGCTGAGTTCTCCAACTTGGAAcagtctttgtgttttgttttcttgatcgcaaatgcagagaaatagattaattttttatttgtttttactgaGATACAATCTCCATCCCATAAAGTCCacagttcagtgatttttagcAGGTTCACAAAGCtgtgccaccatcaccactatctaactTCAGAATGTTCTCAGCACTGAAAGAGAAACCCCATGCTCGTTGGCAGTCACGCCTGTCCCCACTCCTGACTGCCCCAGGCACCTCTAACCCGCCTTCTggctctatggatttgcctgttctagatGTTTCATGTAAaggaaatcatacagtatatggctttttgtgtctggcttttttcactttgcatagtgattaattttattttatggttagTGCTTTCTGGAGCTTGAGATGTCTTTCCCTACCTGCAAGTTGCAaagacttttttcctttattttcttctagaagctttgCATATTTTGCTTTTACACATAGGTCTCTGTTCCATTTCAGATTAACTTTGGTGTGCGGTGTGAGGTAGAGGTCACAGTACATTTTTTCTAGCAGGAGTAAACTAATAACGTTTAACTTCACAGCCTGTCATCGCATAaatcccctttctttctttttaaactttatttatttttggccatgcctcacaacttgtgggatcttaatcccccaccagggatcaaacccaggtccttggCAGGGAGCATGCGGAGcgccaaccactggactgccagggaattcccaagggcctttttcttatttcactgacttactccttttctccTCACCACATGGCACTGTTCTGTCATGCatgtttaatatttatcttttcatttgtatGTGCCCTTAAAAAATGCGTATTATGGACATGTTTTTGAATTTGCATAAACAGTATTGAGTATATATCTGAGTTTATATACTTTACTTTGATCCATCCTGCctaagcttcccttgtggctcagctggtaaagaatccacctgcaatgcaggagacctgggatcgatccctagattgggaagatcccctagagaagggaaaggctacccactccagtattctggcctggagaattccatggactgtatagtccatgtggtcgcaaagagttggacacgactgagcgattttcacttcactttgctaagtcgcttcagtcgtgtccgactctatacgaccccatagccggcagcccaccaggctccccagtccctgggattctccaggcaagaacactggagtgggtttccatttccttctccagtgcatgaaagtgaaaagtgaaagcgaagtcgctcagtcatgtctgactcttagtgaccccatggactgcagcccaccaggctcctccatccatggggttttccatggATGtggaagtactggagtggggtgccattcactTCACTTATCCTGCCTTAAATTAaatgtctatccatgttgctacgCATCACCTGAATTCATTGCTTTTAACTCATGCACAAAATAGTAAAACCACCTTTTACCCACATTCCTTAAGATGGTCCATTAAGTGTGTGACATTACAACATACCTTTTCCCCTGTGGAAAGCTGACAGTGGGGGAGGAGTCCCTCAGGCATACAGGGTTGCATTTTCTTGTCTTGCTgcctgtttttaaacttttttccccaccgtgcagcttgtaggatcttagttccctgaccaaggatggaaccctggCCACggtagtgaaagtgctgagtcctaaccactgaattgCCAGGGAATTGTCACTGCTATCTGTCTGTATGTCCCTTTCCATGTTTCCCTGTTTTTCTCAAATTCCGTCTTTCTCTCTGTCAGTCTCTGTTTCTATAACCCTCCCTGTTTCTGCTTTTCTAccactttctctgtttttctctctcttccccgaCTCCTCTTagctctgtctctgtgtcttcatCTCTGTCTCTGGTTCTCTTTGTCTGCTCCATCCCTCTCTCTTCCATCGCCTtgttctctcccctcccttttACTTTCTGACTCCGTGTCTGTTCCTTGCTGACTCTTTCTCCCTGCCCCAGTTTCtgtctgtctgtgaccccatccctctcttcctccccggCTCCTCGCCAGGTGACAGTGGAAACTGGATTGAGATCGCCTACGGGACCAGCTCAGGGGGCGTGCGGGTCATCGTGCAGCACCCCGAGACGGTGGGCTCGGGGCCTCAGCTCTTCCAGACCTTCACCGTGCACCGCAGCCCTGTCACCAAGATCATGCTCTCGGAGAAGCACCTCATCTCAGGTGAGTCTCACCCCGCTGCCCCGGGCCTCTTTCTCCCTGCAAGAGGGATGGCTCCGCTGGGAGCATGAGGCCAGGCGGATGAGGGTCTCCACTGGGGAGGGACGTGGTGTGGGGAGTGGCCTCCAGAGAATTCCGTGAAGGAGAGCAGTCTGGGGGAGAGTGAATTGCCAGGAGAGGGGAGAATTCATCAATTTCACCATTGCCAGGCACGGGATACTGTGATAAACAAGACAGGCCAAGTCCCTACCCTGTGGAGCtgacaggcaagagtacttgagtgggttgccatttccttctccaggggatcttcccgacccagggatcaaacccaggtctcccgcgttgcaggcagacgctttaccctctaagccaccagggaagccccctagttGGGGCATCAGATGATAAATcaatacaaatataaatcactGACAGTGATGGGGGCCGTGAATAAAAACAAGGCTGTGTGAGAAACTAGAGAGCACCAGGGTCATGAGAGTGCGTGGTTCGGGAATTCCTTCCTGATGAAGCGCTTTGAACAGAAATGAGCAGTGCAGATCAACGGGGACAAGCATTCCCGGCAAAGGGAACAGGCACTGCGAAGGCTCTCAGACATGAGGACGATTGACATACCTAAGGAAGCCCAGAGTAGAGTGGGCAAGGACGAGGGTGGGAGGTGATGGGGTAGGTCAGGGGGACCTTGTAACCCCTGCAGAAGACTTGGTCCTTAAGCCTGAGTGAGATGGCACCGCAGGAGGGCTCCCAGCAGAGGAGGGCTGTGGCCTGATGCAGGTGC
The genomic region above belongs to Budorcas taxicolor isolate Tak-1 chromosome 18, Takin1.1, whole genome shotgun sequence and contains:
- the SHKBP1 gene encoding SH3KBP1-binding protein 1 isoform X1; protein product: MAAAAPAVDGVLGRGPPGEVIHLNVGGKRFSTSRQTLTWIPDSFFSSLLSGRISTLKDETGAIFIDRDPTVFAPILNFLRTKELDPRGVHGSSLLHEAQFYGLTPLVRRLQLLEELDRSSCGNVLFTGYLPPPVFPVKRRNRHSLVGPQQAGGRPAPVRRSNTMPPNLGNAGLLGRMLDEKSPPSPSGLPEEPGMVRLVCGHHNWIAVAYTQFLVCYRLKEASGWQLVFSSPRLDWPIERLALTARVLGGALGEHDKMVAVATGSEILLWALQPEGGGSEIGVFHLGVPVEALFFVGNQLIATSHTGRIGVWNAVTKHWQVQEVQPITSYDAAGSFLLLGCNNGSIYYVDVQKFPLRMKDNDLLVSELYRDPAEDGVTALSVYLTPKTSDSGNWIEIAYGTSSGGVRVIVQHPETVGSGPQLFQTFTVHRSPVTKIMLSEKHLISVCADSNHVRTWSVTRFRGMISTQPGSTPLASFKILALESADGHGGCSAGNDIGPYGERDDQQVFIQKVVPSASQLFVRLSSTGQRVCSVRSVDGSPTTAFTVLECEGSRRLGSRPRRYLLTGQANGSLAMWDLTTAMDGLGQAPAGGLTEEELMEQLEQCDLAPLASSRGSLPSPSPRTSLTSLHSAFSNTSLSSRRGSPSPPQAEARRRGGGSFVERCQELVRSGPEPRRPPTPAPRPSSGLGAPLAPPKKKLNETSF
- the SHKBP1 gene encoding SH3KBP1-binding protein 1 isoform X2 — its product is MAAAAPAVDGVLGRGPPGEVIHLNVGGKRFSTSRQTLTWIPDSFFSSLLSGRISTLKDETGAIFIDRDPTVFAPILNFLRTKELDPRGVHGSSLLHEAQFYGLTPLVRRLQLLEELDRSSCGNVLFTGYLPPPVFPVKRRNRHSLVGPQQAGGRPAPVRRSNTMPPNLGNAGLLGRMLDEKSPPSPSGLPEEPGMVRLVCGHHNWIAVAYTQFLVCYRLKEASGWQLVFSSPRLDWPIERLALTARVLGGALGEHDKMVAVATGSEILLWALQPEGGGSEIGVFHLGVPVEALFFVGNQLIATSHTGRIGVWNAVTKHWQVQEVQPITSYDAAGSFLLLGCNNGSIYYVDVQKFPLRMKDNDLLVSELYRDPAEDGVTALSVYLTPKTSDSGNWIEIAYGTSSGGVRVIVQHPETVGSGPQLFQTFTVHRSPVTKIMLSEKHLISVCADSNHVRTWSVTRFRGMISTQPGSTPLASFKILALESADGHGGCSAGNDIGPYGERDDQQVFIQKVVPSASQLFVRLSSTGQRVCSVRSVDGSPTTAFTVLECEGSRRLGSRPRRYLLTGQANGSLAMWDLTTAMDGLGQAPGGLTEEELMEQLEQCDLAPLASSRGSLPSPSPRTSLTSLHSAFSNTSLSSRRGSPSPPQAEARRRGGGSFVERCQELVRSGPEPRRPPTPAPRPSSGLGAPLAPPKKKLNETSF
- the SHKBP1 gene encoding SH3KBP1-binding protein 1 isoform X3, which translates into the protein MAAAAPAVDGVLGRGPPGEVIHLNVGGKRFSTSRQTLTWIPDSFFSSLLSGRISTLKDETGAIFIDRDPTVFAPILNFLRTKELDPRGVHGSSLLHEAQFYGLTPLVRRLQLLEELDRSSCGNVLFTGYLPPPVFPVKRRNRHSLVGPQQAGGRPAPVRRSNTMPPNLGNAGLLGRMLDEKSPPSPSGLPEEPGMVRLVCGHHNWIAVAYTQFLVCYRLKEASGWQLVFSSPRLDWPIERLALTARVLGGALGEHDKMVAVATGSEILLWALQPEGGGSEIGVFHLGVPVEALFFVGNQLIATSHTGRIGVWNAVTKHWQVQEVQPITSYDAAGSFLLLGCNNGSIYYVDVQKFPLRMKDNDLLVSELYRDPAEDGVTALSVYLTPKTSDSGNWIEIAYGTSSGGVRVIVQHPETVGSGPQLFQTFTVHRSPVTKIMLSEKHLISVCADSNHVRTWSVTRFRGMISTQPGSTPLASFKILALESADGHGGCSAGNDIGPYGERDDQQVFIQKVVPSASQLFVRLSSTGQRVCSVRSVDGSPTTAFTVLECEGSRRLGSRPRRYLLTGQANGSLAMWDLTTAMDGLGQAPAGGLTEEELMEQLEQCDLAPLASSRGSLPSPSPRTSLTSRRGSPSPPQAEARRRGGGSFVERCQELVRSGPEPRRPPTPAPRPSSGLGAPLAPPKKKLNETSF